One Solanum pennellii chromosome 10, SPENNV200 genomic region harbors:
- the LOC107001737 gene encoding protein LE25 codes for MQTGKDAASAAKAGMEKTKANVQEKAERMTTRDPLKKEMATEKKEDRVAAAEMGKRDAKAQHAAEKQGAATTGTGTTGYGATGNHTTF; via the exons atgcAGACAGGAAAGGACGCAGCATCTGCAGCCAAAGCTGGCATGGAGAAAACCAAAGCCAATGTTCAAGAGAAG GCGGAGAGGATGACGACGAGGGATCCGTTGAAGAAAGAGATGGCGACGGAGAAGAAAGAGGATAGGGTTGCAGCGGCGGAGATGGGTAAGAGAGATGCAAAAGCACAACATGCAGCTGAAAAACAAGGAGCTGCTACAACTGGAACTGGAACTACTGGTTATGGTGCCACTGGCAATCATACAACTTTCTAG